A portion of the Flavobacterium limnophilum genome contains these proteins:
- a CDS encoding MFS transporter, whose amino-acid sequence MTFKRPKLSFWQIINMNVGFFGIQYSFGLQQSAVNPIYDFLHASPDQIPILNLAGPLTGLLIQPIIGAMSDKTWHPRWGRRKPYFFIGAIICSIALFLFPFSSSLWMAAGLLWILDVGNNTAMEPYRAFIADTLDEEQQPVGFQAQSFFTGFGQFLAYISLFLFPIVFVGYTGSLPTWIYASFFLGAILSVTSIWWSMGKTKEIPPTTAELAILKAEPLNVFSPFIDIYKAVLEMPTVMWQLFLVYLFQWYAMMCYWQNNSKSIALSVWNVTPKNVMGYEKAVEWNGLIGAFGFIVTFSIAFYLAKLAKKHGAKMIHFACLLFGAISFLWFPTVQNQYVFFAVIIGYGIAWASMMGIPYLMVVAVVPKERYGVYMGIINMMIVIPMIIQNLSFGYILKNFLDNDPRQAIRFAGVLLVIAAICTLLIKIKNTKLSE is encoded by the coding sequence ATGACTTTCAAAAGACCTAAGCTCAGTTTCTGGCAAATTATCAATATGAATGTCGGTTTTTTCGGAATTCAATACAGTTTTGGCTTGCAACAAAGCGCTGTTAATCCTATATATGACTTTTTGCACGCAAGTCCAGATCAAATTCCGATACTTAATCTTGCAGGACCTTTAACAGGTTTGTTGATCCAACCCATTATTGGTGCGATGAGCGATAAAACTTGGCATCCAAGATGGGGCAGGCGCAAACCGTACTTTTTTATTGGAGCCATAATTTGTAGTATCGCTTTATTTCTATTCCCATTTAGCAGTTCCTTGTGGATGGCGGCTGGGTTGCTTTGGATTTTAGACGTAGGAAACAATACCGCTATGGAACCTTACCGAGCTTTTATTGCCGATACGCTGGACGAAGAACAACAACCAGTTGGTTTTCAGGCGCAAAGTTTTTTTACTGGTTTCGGACAATTTCTGGCTTATATTTCTCTTTTCCTGTTTCCAATTGTTTTTGTTGGTTACACCGGATCGTTACCCACTTGGATTTACGCCTCCTTCTTTTTAGGAGCAATCCTTTCGGTAACTTCCATTTGGTGGAGTATGGGCAAAACCAAAGAAATCCCTCCAACAACAGCAGAATTAGCCATTTTAAAAGCGGAACCATTAAATGTTTTTTCGCCCTTCATTGATATTTATAAAGCCGTTTTAGAAATGCCAACAGTGATGTGGCAACTGTTTCTGGTTTATTTGTTTCAGTGGTATGCAATGATGTGCTATTGGCAAAACAATTCGAAAAGTATTGCCTTGTCCGTATGGAATGTAACTCCAAAGAATGTGATGGGTTATGAAAAAGCGGTAGAATGGAATGGATTAATAGGCGCTTTTGGATTTATAGTTACTTTTTCAATTGCATTTTATTTGGCCAAATTAGCCAAAAAACACGGTGCAAAAATGATTCATTTTGCTTGTCTGCTATTTGGAGCCATTTCTTTTTTGTGGTTTCCAACAGTACAAAATCAATATGTGTTTTTTGCGGTAATTATTGGGTACGGAATTGCTTGGGCAAGTATGATGGGAATTCCTTATTTGATGGTCGTTGCGGTTGTACCAAAAGAGCGTTATGGAGTTTATATGGGAATTATAAATATGATGATTGTTATTCCAATGATTATCCAAAACCTGTCCTTTGGTTACATTTTAAAAAACTTTCTGGATAACGACCCTCGTCAAGCAATTCGTTTTGCGGGTGTATTATTAGTAATTGCTGCTATCTGCACCTTATTAATCAAAATAAAAAACACAAAATTAAGTGAATAA
- a CDS encoding LacI family DNA-binding transcriptional regulator, whose amino-acid sequence MKETTLKEIAETLGISITTVSKALKNYSDVSEKTRKAVVALAEELNYTPNSFAVNLRTKESKTIGLIIPEVVHHFFSNVINGIIAEAEKNGYLVIILQSNESLELEKKQVALLINKRVDGIIMSLSNESNNDFHIKEILRKEIPFVQFDKISKLIPSSKVIINDQKAAMEAVQHLIDQGCKKIAHIRGLENPQNSIDRFIGYKKALEKNGIPFDPKLVYSCKSITFEQGVEFAKQIVEENLEIDGIFVITDLVAIGVLAYFNEIGIQVPNQIAIIGFSNWFVSQVITPKLSTVDQPNYEMGVAAFALLHEEMICRKDGRAFTPRTIELGTSIIVRDSTLKAN is encoded by the coding sequence ATGAAAGAGACTACTCTAAAAGAAATTGCCGAAACTTTGGGAATATCAATTACCACGGTTTCAAAAGCATTGAAAAACTATTCGGATGTAAGTGAGAAAACACGAAAAGCCGTTGTGGCTTTGGCTGAGGAACTTAACTATACACCCAATAGTTTTGCTGTAAATCTGCGAACCAAGGAATCCAAGACTATTGGGTTGATAATTCCGGAAGTGGTGCATCATTTCTTTTCGAACGTAATTAACGGTATTATTGCCGAAGCCGAGAAAAATGGTTACCTTGTTATTATTCTTCAATCGAATGAATCTTTAGAATTAGAAAAAAAGCAAGTAGCACTATTAATCAATAAAAGAGTTGACGGAATTATAATGTCGCTTTCTAACGAATCCAACAATGATTTTCATATCAAGGAAATTCTCCGAAAAGAAATTCCATTTGTCCAGTTTGATAAAATATCAAAATTAATTCCTAGTTCCAAGGTTATTATCAATGACCAAAAAGCAGCTATGGAAGCTGTTCAGCATCTAATTGATCAGGGTTGTAAAAAAATTGCGCATATTCGAGGTCTTGAAAACCCTCAAAATTCGATTGATCGTTTTATAGGCTATAAAAAGGCATTAGAAAAAAATGGAATTCCATTCGATCCAAAATTAGTTTATTCATGTAAAAGCATCACTTTTGAACAAGGAGTTGAATTTGCAAAACAAATTGTCGAAGAGAATCTGGAAATTGACGGGATTTTTGTCATTACGGATTTGGTTGCTATTGGTGTTTTGGCATATTTTAATGAAATAGGAATTCAAGTGCCTAATCAAATTGCTATAATTGGGTTTAGTAATTGGTTTGTTTCTCAGGTGATTACGCCAAAATTGAGTACCGTTGATCAACCGAACTATGAAATGGGGGTGGCCGCATTTGCTTTATTGCACGAAGAAATGATTTGTCGCAAAGATGGTAGGGCATTTACTCCAAGAACTATTGAATTGGGAACGAGTATTATAGTAAGGGATTCGACTTTAAAGGCGAATTGA
- a CDS encoding TonB-dependent receptor, which produces MKKSNLLLKKLGLLIALLLFNLSFSQNETAPVSDSIQTTKLEDVVITGVANPKAKIKSSVSITTLDVKQIEQSAPRSTAEIFRSIPGIRSESSGGEGNSNISVRGVPISSGGSKYLQIQEDGLPVLLFGDIAFATADIFTRFDGNVARIEAIRGGSASTLSSNSPGGIINFISKTGKTEGGMVRTSFGLDYNNFRTDVDYGAKIGDGLYFHVGGFYRAGEGVRKTGSTSNNGGQVKFNLTKEFQNGKVTVYAKFLNDRAAAYMPMPVKVTGTNANPSWGSVSGFDATTGALQSIYLNHNVGLGTNGELRRENVADGMNPISKSIGVNASFDLEDGWKITENGRYSSNSGGFIAPFPAEVGSASAIAASFGAGSTLTYAASGTPFNNPNGLVSRIHMFDTQLNDLSNFMNDLRVTKKFDKVGVTAGYFKSIQNISTSWLWNSYLQEVSDDNPRLINVNNATGNPLSENGLYAYGTPAWGNLARNYDTQYNVSAPYVNVSVDATENLSLEGGLRYDLGKVSGSFAGGTSTTYDINNNGTISVPEQNVFAVNTANETAVNYDYDYVSYTLGANYLLTAKQSLFARYSKGASAKADRILFSGLDYLDGSKINALDFLTQAELGYKLKFPKGYVYATAFHSKTDEQGGYEATSNSIIQNNYKSYGLELESSYNVMDNFNVRGALTYTKAEITSGDNKGNEPRRQPKLMYNLMPTYNFSENKNAVGLSFIGQTKAFAQDSNQLVMNGFVIVNAFVDFEVTKGLSLNLSANNLFDTLAITESEEGNITDNAVNYVRARPMPGRSISMALSYRF; this is translated from the coding sequence ATGAAAAAAAGTAATTTATTATTGAAAAAGCTGGGATTGCTTATAGCATTACTGCTCTTCAACTTATCCTTTTCACAAAATGAAACTGCGCCAGTTAGTGACTCAATACAAACAACAAAACTGGAAGATGTTGTCATAACTGGTGTTGCAAACCCAAAAGCTAAAATCAAGTCTAGCGTGTCCATCACAACTTTGGACGTGAAGCAAATCGAGCAATCTGCTCCAAGATCTACAGCAGAAATTTTCCGTTCTATTCCAGGAATTCGTTCAGAATCATCTGGTGGAGAAGGAAACTCAAATATTTCCGTTCGTGGTGTGCCTATCTCATCTGGAGGATCTAAATATTTACAAATTCAAGAAGACGGACTTCCCGTACTTTTATTTGGTGATATTGCATTTGCAACAGCCGATATTTTTACAAGATTTGACGGAAACGTGGCCCGAATCGAAGCCATTCGTGGTGGATCGGCCTCTACGCTATCTTCCAACTCTCCGGGTGGAATCATCAACTTTATAAGCAAAACCGGAAAAACCGAAGGCGGAATGGTAAGAACAAGTTTCGGATTGGATTACAACAATTTTAGAACTGACGTTGACTATGGAGCAAAAATCGGAGACGGTTTATATTTTCACGTAGGTGGTTTTTACAGAGCTGGTGAAGGTGTGAGAAAAACAGGTTCCACATCCAATAATGGTGGTCAAGTAAAATTCAACCTTACCAAAGAATTTCAAAACGGAAAAGTAACAGTTTATGCCAAATTCCTAAACGACAGAGCCGCAGCTTATATGCCAATGCCAGTAAAAGTTACGGGCACAAATGCCAATCCAAGTTGGGGAAGCGTCAGTGGTTTTGACGCCACAACTGGAGCTTTACAATCCATATACTTGAACCACAATGTTGGTCTTGGCACAAATGGAGAATTAAGAAGAGAAAATGTTGCCGATGGAATGAACCCAATTTCAAAATCGATTGGCGTGAATGCATCATTTGATTTAGAAGATGGTTGGAAAATAACCGAAAACGGTCGTTATTCCTCTAACAGCGGCGGATTTATAGCTCCGTTTCCAGCTGAAGTTGGTTCGGCTTCTGCAATTGCAGCTTCTTTTGGAGCAGGTTCTACTTTGACCTATGCCGCTTCTGGAACACCGTTTAACAATCCAAATGGATTAGTATCCAGAATTCACATGTTCGACACGCAATTAAATGATTTAAGCAACTTTATGAATGATTTAAGAGTGACGAAAAAATTTGACAAAGTTGGAGTTACTGCGGGTTACTTCAAATCTATCCAAAATATCTCTACATCATGGTTGTGGAACTCCTATTTACAGGAAGTTTCAGATGATAATCCTCGTTTGATAAACGTGAACAATGCTACAGGAAATCCATTGTCAGAAAACGGTTTGTATGCGTATGGCACACCGGCTTGGGGAAATTTAGCTAGAAACTATGACACGCAGTACAATGTTTCCGCACCTTATGTAAACGTTTCTGTGGATGCAACTGAAAACCTTTCTCTTGAAGGTGGTTTGCGATATGATTTGGGTAAAGTTTCAGGATCCTTTGCTGGCGGTACGTCAACGACTTATGACATTAATAATAACGGAACCATTTCAGTGCCGGAACAAAATGTTTTTGCTGTAAATACGGCTAATGAAACTGCCGTGAATTACGATTACGATTATGTTTCTTATACTTTGGGTGCCAACTATTTATTGACTGCAAAACAATCACTTTTTGCCAGATATAGCAAAGGTGCTTCCGCAAAAGCAGATCGTATTTTGTTTTCAGGATTAGATTATTTAGACGGAAGTAAAATCAACGCCTTGGACTTTTTGACACAAGCCGAATTAGGCTACAAACTTAAATTCCCAAAGGGATATGTTTATGCGACTGCTTTTCATTCAAAAACAGACGAACAAGGTGGTTATGAAGCGACTTCAAACAGCATCATCCAAAACAATTATAAATCATATGGTTTAGAGTTGGAATCTTCTTATAACGTAATGGATAATTTCAATGTTCGTGGTGCTTTAACGTACACAAAAGCTGAAATCACATCGGGTGACAACAAAGGAAACGAACCAAGAAGACAACCAAAATTGATGTACAATTTGATGCCAACCTATAACTTCTCCGAAAATAAAAATGCCGTTGGATTGAGTTTTATTGGTCAAACCAAAGCATTCGCACAAGATTCAAACCAATTAGTAATGAACGGATTTGTAATCGTAAATGCATTTGTTGATTTTGAAGTTACAAAAGGATTATCCTTAAATTTATCTGCAAACAATTTGTTTGATACCTTGGCAATTACCGAATCAGAAGAAGGGAATATCACGGACAATGCGGTAAACTATGTTAGAGCAAGACCAATGCCGGGAAGATCTATTTCTATGGCTTTGTCTTATAGATTTTAA